A genome region from Cervus elaphus chromosome 18, mCerEla1.1, whole genome shotgun sequence includes the following:
- the LOC122674127 gene encoding 40S ribosomal protein S16-like — MASKGPLQLVQVFGRTKTATAVARCTRGNGLIKVNGRPLEMIEPRTLQYKLLEPVLLLGKERFAGVDIRVPVKGGGHVAQIYAIRQSISKALVAYYQKYVDEASKKEIEDIVIQYDRTLLVADPRRCESKKFGGPGACARYQESYR, encoded by the coding sequence ATGGCATCCAAGGGCCCTCTGCAGTTGGTCCAAGTCTTCGGACGCACGAAGACGGCCACCGCCGTGGCACGCTGCACACGAGGTAACGGCCTCATCAAGGTGAACGGACGACCCCTGGAGATGATCGAACCGCGCACGCTGCAATACAAGTTACTGGAACCTGTTCTGCTCCTGGGCAAGGAGCGATTTGCTGGTGTGGACATCCGCGTTCCAGTGAAGGGTGGTGGTCATGTAGCCCAGATTTATGCCATCCGCCAGTCCATCTCCAAAGCCTTGGTGGCCTATTACCAGAAATACGTGGATGAGGCTTCCAAGAAGGAGATCGAAGACATCGTCATCCAGTACGACCGGACCCTGCTGGTAGCCGATCCCCGTCGCTGCGAATCCAAAAAGTTTGGAGGTCCTGGTGCCTGTGCCCGCTACCAGGAATCCTACCGATAA